Proteins encoded together in one Desulforegula conservatrix Mb1Pa window:
- a CDS encoding ABC transporter permease yields MNLKRIKAVAGKEWLEIVRDKVFFSLAFVVPVVMMILLGYGLSLDVENIPFTIVDHDKTPLSRDYAYRFIGSRYFSFLGYSKDDRSVDDLLASNTARAAIIIPPDFEKNLISGRPASVQTLIDGTFPFRAQTTKGYVIAINSAASMDFMADYISKKKGISKERAEKLLRPVSLETRYLYNQSLKSVWSIAPKLIMLILMVSPPFLTALGVVREKETGSIYNIYVSTVSRAEFLIGKLFPYMAISAVNSLILFLFATELFGAPFKGSLLLFFASTIIYVICTTGIGLLASVFVQTQTSAMIVTSIITLVPAVLYSGILIPVSSLEKSAQIVAHLLPAMYYTNIVIACFMKGVGIEHFWKDILILSLYAFSLLFLGYLFFRKRTKA; encoded by the coding sequence ATGAATCTTAAAAGAATAAAAGCCGTAGCTGGAAAAGAATGGCTGGAAATTGTGAGAGATAAGGTCTTTTTCTCCCTTGCTTTTGTCGTTCCAGTGGTCATGATGATTCTTCTTGGATACGGTCTTTCCCTTGACGTCGAAAACATCCCATTCACCATAGTTGACCATGACAAGACGCCCCTCAGCCGTGACTACGCTTACAGGTTCATTGGATCAAGATATTTCAGTTTTCTCGGCTATTCAAAGGATGACAGATCCGTTGACGATCTTCTGGCCAGCAACACAGCAAGGGCCGCCATAATAATACCGCCCGATTTTGAAAAAAATCTGATATCCGGCCGCCCGGCATCTGTTCAGACACTTATTGACGGAACATTCCCTTTCAGGGCCCAGACCACAAAAGGGTATGTCATTGCGATAAACAGCGCAGCAAGCATGGATTTCATGGCTGACTATATTTCAAAAAAAAAGGGAATATCAAAAGAAAGAGCCGAAAAACTTTTAAGGCCTGTCAGCCTTGAAACAAGATATCTCTATAACCAGAGCCTAAAAAGCGTATGGTCGATTGCGCCTAAGCTAATCATGCTGATACTCATGGTCTCGCCTCCTTTTCTCACAGCTCTTGGAGTTGTCAGGGAAAAAGAGACCGGCTCAATCTACAATATTTATGTATCTACGGTGAGCAGGGCCGAATTTCTCATCGGAAAACTGTTTCCATATATGGCCATATCAGCGGTAAATTCCCTGATTCTTTTTCTTTTTGCCACAGAACTTTTTGGCGCTCCATTCAAGGGAAGCCTTCTGTTGTTTTTCGCATCCACAATTATTTATGTAATCTGCACCACAGGGATTGGGCTGCTCGCGTCTGTTTTCGTTCAGACCCAGACTTCGGCCATGATAGTGACATCAATAATCACGCTCGTTCCGGCGGTTCTTTATTCAGGCATACTAATTCCTGTGTCCTCCCTTGAGAAATCTGCCCAGATTGTTGCCCATCTGCTACCTGCCATGTATTACACAAATATTGTAATCGCATGCTTCATGAAAGGAGTAGGAATAGAGCATTTCTGGAAAGACATTCTGATTCTTTCCTTATATGCGTTCAGCCTGCTTTTTCTCGGTTATCTTTTCTTCAGAAAGAGGACAAAAGCATGA
- a CDS encoding ATP-binding cassette domain-containing protein, whose product MDSVIRVSRFEKSYAKIKAVRGIDLEVRPGEIYGLIGPDGAGKSTLMKSIAGVLTYDLGSVEVFGTIVDSEKSAEKIKSRIGFMPQGLGLNLYPELSIEENIDFFARLRLVSEKDLKDRKDRMLVMTRLDRFRDRPMKNLSGGMKQKLGLICSLIHEPDLIILDEPTTGVDPVSRRDFWSILANLLWERGMTALVSTAYMEEAARFHRISLMHEGKMVASGVPEEITALAPGIMATVLAEPEIMALSILKENFGSVQTLGNYLKVFLKNETEESVDLKLRSVLNGVLIKEICTQEPELEDVFLQLINREQIKGNNPAQISIPEYNAPPVPEKKPETAIEANGLIRDFGEFRAVDDVSFSVPYGEIFGLLGANGAGKTTVIKMLTGILKPSSGEGHVAGADMRTAGQAIKERIGYMSQAFSLYTDLTVIENVRLYAGIYGLDKKAAKSRTDWVINMAELEGLEKMQTGSLPMGLRQRLALGCALVHKPQVLFLDEPTSGVDPLGRRRLWETFYRLSREEKVAILVTTHYMSEAEHCDHLALMFSGGIVADSSPEKMKKDLEEEAGSLIEVSSDNPLLALELLEKSGFKGVALFGKKIHFLTKDKEDAVQKLTSVLKSGGIKLMGVAPRNLSMEDVFVYRVLSLEKITGKDTSAL is encoded by the coding sequence ATGGATTCAGTTATCAGGGTTTCAAGATTTGAAAAGTCCTATGCAAAAATAAAGGCTGTCAGGGGCATAGACCTTGAAGTCAGGCCCGGCGAAATTTATGGGCTCATAGGCCCTGACGGAGCAGGCAAAAGCACCCTGATGAAGTCTATTGCAGGCGTTCTGACCTATGATCTTGGCTCTGTTGAAGTATTTGGAACCATAGTAGATTCTGAAAAAAGCGCTGAAAAAATCAAATCAAGAATAGGCTTCATGCCCCAGGGGCTGGGACTGAATCTTTATCCCGAGCTGTCAATCGAAGAAAACATAGACTTCTTCGCGCGTCTCAGACTTGTATCTGAAAAGGATCTGAAAGACCGTAAGGATCGCATGCTTGTAATGACACGGCTTGACAGATTCAGGGACAGGCCCATGAAAAACCTGTCAGGCGGCATGAAACAGAAACTCGGACTCATATGCAGTCTCATACACGAGCCAGACCTCATCATACTTGACGAGCCGACAACAGGCGTCGATCCCGTGTCAAGAAGGGATTTCTGGTCAATCCTGGCAAATCTTCTATGGGAAAGGGGAATGACCGCCCTTGTTTCAACTGCTTATATGGAGGAAGCCGCAAGATTCCACAGAATTTCACTGATGCACGAAGGAAAAATGGTCGCAAGTGGCGTGCCTGAAGAAATAACAGCCCTTGCGCCAGGAATAATGGCGACTGTTCTGGCAGAGCCTGAAATAATGGCGTTATCCATATTAAAGGAAAACTTCGGCAGTGTTCAGACCCTCGGGAATTACCTGAAGGTCTTTCTGAAAAACGAGACCGAGGAATCTGTGGATCTGAAACTCAGGTCAGTTCTGAATGGTGTTTTAATAAAGGAGATATGCACCCAGGAGCCTGAGCTTGAAGATGTTTTCCTGCAACTCATAAACAGAGAACAGATCAAGGGAAATAATCCTGCCCAGATATCTATACCTGAATACAATGCCCCACCTGTGCCTGAGAAAAAACCTGAAACAGCGATTGAAGCAAATGGCCTGATAAGGGATTTCGGAGAGTTCAGGGCAGTTGACGATGTCAGTTTTTCAGTACCATACGGTGAGATTTTCGGACTTCTCGGAGCAAATGGAGCTGGCAAGACCACTGTCATAAAAATGCTCACAGGCATACTCAAGCCATCTTCCGGAGAAGGCCATGTTGCCGGAGCTGACATGAGAACTGCAGGGCAAGCCATCAAGGAACGAATAGGCTATATGTCCCAGGCATTTTCTCTTTATACTGATCTCACAGTAATCGAAAACGTCAGGCTTTATGCGGGCATCTACGGTCTTGACAAAAAAGCAGCAAAAAGCAGAACAGACTGGGTCATAAATATGGCCGAACTGGAAGGCCTTGAAAAAATGCAGACAGGAAGCCTTCCAATGGGTCTGCGCCAGAGACTCGCCCTTGGTTGCGCACTTGTCCACAAACCCCAGGTACTTTTTCTTGACGAGCCGACTTCAGGCGTTGACCCTCTTGGAAGAAGAAGACTATGGGAGACATTTTACAGGCTTTCCAGGGAAGAAAAAGTGGCCATTCTCGTTACAACCCATTACATGAGCGAGGCAGAGCATTGCGACCATCTTGCCCTTATGTTCTCAGGCGGAATTGTCGCTGATTCATCGCCAGAAAAAATGAAAAAAGATCTCGAAGAAGAGGCTGGCAGTCTTATTGAAGTTTCGTCGGATAATCCGCTTCTGGCTCTTGAGCTTCTTGAAAAAAGCGGTTTCAAGGGAGTGGCTCTTTTTGGCAAAAAAATTCATTTTCTTACAAAAGACAAAGAGGACGCCGTACAAAAACTTACGTCGGTCCTGAAATCAGGAGGAATAAAGCTGATGGGAGTGGCTCCCAGAAATCTATCAATGGAGGACGTTTTCGTTTACAGAGTTCTTTCTCTTGAAAAAATAACCGGCAAGGACACGTCTGCGCTGTGA